One Pirellulales bacterium genomic window carries:
- a CDS encoding tetratricopeptide repeat protein, producing the protein MTKLPLAGCPGTCASWLLRVAMILALGSMAPRLAIAGPIDINDPGVASLPTQSDIRELDDAIERFKKSDFKGAKALLEIAAKEHPALPPADMMFARLCVTAGMLAEARDALEQAVETDPSYPDAYLIIARLAFGEGRVTEAELVYAKAANVAGAYSGDEKKKRDFVLRAARGQAEVALVRKQWDAALKYLDKCLEIDNTDTVARYNRGIALFGLDKASEAFKEFETAYGDGKDERFLPPGVAVARLYDRAGNAAKADEWRQFAAKRSPNDPKTHVAIAQWLWQTGKPEHLENAATHAFRALQLAPDMLEAKIILGTVLRYRREFAKAEEPLQSAVTQSPGSFAAANQLALALCEQGDEAKRKKAIELAQLNANRVDARDPRRGEAMATLAWTHYRNGQTEQAYRFIRQAYDVRQVSSDTAYYLAVIESTRGNKDRSRQLLKDALAAAGPFAYRDDATKLLDTLEQASAAATSQGPGGN; encoded by the coding sequence ATGACGAAGTTGCCACTCGCCGGTTGCCCGGGCACATGTGCCAGTTGGTTGTTGCGCGTTGCCATGATTCTGGCACTCGGCTCGATGGCGCCGCGTTTGGCGATCGCGGGCCCTATCGATATCAACGACCCCGGCGTCGCCAGCCTGCCGACGCAGTCGGATATTCGAGAACTCGACGACGCGATCGAGCGATTCAAGAAATCTGATTTCAAGGGCGCCAAGGCGCTGTTGGAGATCGCTGCGAAAGAGCATCCGGCGCTGCCGCCGGCCGACATGATGTTCGCGCGGCTGTGCGTCACGGCTGGCATGCTCGCCGAAGCCCGAGATGCGCTTGAGCAAGCGGTCGAAACCGACCCCTCGTATCCCGATGCGTACTTGATCATCGCTCGGTTGGCGTTTGGCGAAGGTCGCGTCACCGAGGCCGAATTGGTCTACGCCAAGGCGGCCAATGTTGCCGGCGCTTACAGCGGCGACGAGAAGAAAAAGCGTGACTTCGTCTTACGTGCCGCGCGCGGGCAGGCAGAGGTTGCGCTGGTGCGCAAGCAGTGGGATGCCGCGCTCAAGTATCTCGACAAGTGCCTCGAAATTGACAACACGGACACGGTGGCCCGCTACAACCGGGGCATCGCGTTGTTTGGCCTCGACAAGGCGAGTGAGGCGTTCAAGGAATTTGAAACGGCGTATGGCGACGGCAAGGACGAACGCTTTCTGCCGCCGGGCGTTGCGGTCGCGCGGTTGTATGATCGGGCCGGCAATGCTGCCAAGGCCGATGAATGGCGCCAATTCGCCGCCAAGCGGTCGCCCAATGACCCCAAGACGCATGTGGCGATCGCGCAATGGCTCTGGCAGACCGGCAAGCCTGAGCATTTGGAAAACGCCGCCACGCACGCCTTCCGCGCCCTGCAATTGGCCCCCGACATGCTCGAGGCCAAGATCATCCTGGGCACCGTGCTGCGCTACCGGCGCGAGTTTGCCAAGGCCGAAGAACCGTTGCAATCGGCCGTGACGCAATCGCCGGGCAGCTTTGCCGCGGCTAATCAACTGGCCCTGGCCTTGTGCGAGCAAGGCGACGAAGCCAAACGCAAAAAGGCGATTGAGCTGGCCCAGCTGAATGCCAATCGCGTCGATGCGCGTGACCCTCGCCGCGGCGAGGCGATGGCGACCTTGGCCTGGACTCACTATCGCAATGGCCAGACCGAACAGGCCTATCGCTTTATTCGCCAGGCCTACGATGTACGGCAGGTTTCTTCCGACACCGCATATTATCTCGCGGTGATCGAATCGACGCGCGGCAACAAAGACCGCTCGCGCCAGTTGCTCAAAGACGCGTTGGCCGCGGCGGGGCCGTTTGCCTACCGCGACGACGCGACCAAGCTGCTCGACACGCTCGAGCAGGCCAGCGCCGCGGCGACATCGCAGGGGCCCGGCGGGAACTAA
- a CDS encoding DUF11 domain-containing protein → MALALAPPRSFAPVGTEVVLVAGVTGINGAFQTDRRIDWMLDAGGVGHIVGVDGADRFWMFKWGDRRPRKIDALSAVTVTSTSGVTLTRGTPLPSDDIIVYRGQSWISVSSPVEGTSYVTAYARDVYGWDVHHQSATIEWVDALWAFPPPAANPVGTRHVFTTTVTRQSTGSPIQGWRVKYEIAGGPSAGFAPDGAPSIEVPTNDLGQGSAEIFQPQPASGTNQINVTIIRPPVDNGGSPVIIAAGTTSKSWSAPDISIQVTGPPQGAAGTPLSYRVEVANRGAIAARGATVISELPAGLTFVSSSPPLTPTDNRVQWSLGDLQPGESRALDLSLRADQAGSFNVCASVQTSDGLTAQNCATTAIMGAGVDVSMTGPQQAVVGQDVVFDILVSNRGATPLENLLLVDRFDAGLQHEVSASPIERPLGTLAVGQSVPVQVRFRVTQPGQLCHTVEVTGAGGVSGSARGCVTAVTSPAPGVPLPPPPPAGSTQPPPGQPSPAAPPGTTTPGTASAGQARVQITKTGPTQRPAGGVAEFVIVVTNSGPVPLTDVKIVDNYDPSLVPTMATAGRELVGQDLVWRIPQLGPGEARKLEVHCRCDQPVAQACNRVIVTAAEGVRADAQACLSVGAAQSGATVSIVDLNDPVAINQELQYDVQVTNPGQTPDQDVVLTIDLPSQLTPVTIGTGGPTGYRIEGRIVRFQPLPQLAPGEVRNFRLRVRAVQPGAVEVRATVSSRLVPQGTSVSEQTTIQP, encoded by the coding sequence GTGGCACTGGCTCTGGCGCCACCACGCTCCTTCGCGCCGGTCGGGACCGAGGTGGTCTTGGTGGCCGGCGTCACGGGCATCAATGGGGCGTTTCAAACCGACCGCCGCATCGATTGGATGCTCGACGCGGGCGGCGTGGGGCACATCGTGGGCGTCGACGGCGCCGATCGCTTCTGGATGTTCAAGTGGGGCGATCGCCGGCCGCGCAAGATCGATGCGCTCAGCGCCGTCACCGTGACCTCCACCAGCGGCGTGACCCTGACGCGCGGCACACCGCTGCCGTCGGACGACATCATCGTCTATCGCGGGCAGTCGTGGATCAGCGTCAGCTCGCCGGTCGAGGGCACGAGCTATGTGACGGCCTATGCGCGCGACGTTTACGGCTGGGATGTGCATCATCAATCGGCCACGATCGAGTGGGTCGACGCGCTGTGGGCGTTTCCGCCGCCGGCGGCGAATCCCGTCGGCACGCGGCACGTCTTCACAACCACGGTTACCCGTCAGTCGACCGGCTCGCCGATCCAGGGCTGGCGAGTGAAATACGAGATTGCCGGCGGACCGTCCGCAGGGTTTGCCCCGGACGGCGCGCCGAGCATCGAGGTGCCCACGAACGATCTCGGACAAGGCAGCGCTGAGATCTTTCAGCCGCAGCCCGCCTCCGGCACGAATCAGATCAACGTGACGATTATCCGGCCCCCGGTCGATAACGGCGGCTCGCCGGTAATCATTGCCGCGGGCACGACGTCGAAGTCTTGGAGCGCGCCGGACATCTCGATTCAAGTCACCGGTCCACCGCAAGGCGCGGCAGGCACCCCGCTCAGCTACCGTGTCGAAGTGGCCAACCGTGGCGCAATCGCCGCCCGTGGTGCGACGGTGATCAGCGAACTGCCGGCCGGATTGACGTTTGTCTCGAGCAGCCCTCCGCTGACGCCAACCGACAACCGTGTGCAATGGTCGTTGGGCGATTTGCAGCCTGGCGAAAGCCGCGCTCTCGATCTTTCGCTCCGCGCCGATCAGGCGGGGAGCTTCAACGTGTGTGCCAGCGTGCAGACCTCCGACGGGCTCACCGCGCAGAACTGCGCGACGACGGCCATCATGGGCGCCGGAGTCGACGTCAGCATGACGGGACCGCAGCAAGCGGTCGTCGGTCAGGACGTGGTCTTCGACATCCTGGTCAGCAACCGCGGCGCGACGCCGCTGGAAAATCTGTTGTTGGTCGATCGGTTTGACGCCGGATTGCAGCACGAAGTGTCGGCCAGCCCGATCGAACGTCCCCTGGGGACCTTGGCCGTCGGCCAATCGGTTCCGGTGCAGGTGCGATTCCGCGTGACGCAACCCGGTCAGCTTTGCCACACGGTCGAAGTGACCGGCGCGGGCGGGGTCTCAGGCTCGGCGCGCGGCTGCGTTACTGCGGTCACGTCGCCCGCGCCAGGCGTCCCCTTGCCGCCTCCGCCGCCGGCGGGCAGTACACAGCCACCGCCAGGACAGCCTTCGCCCGCTGCGCCGCCCGGCACGACGACCCCCGGCACGGCGAGTGCGGGTCAGGCCAGGGTGCAAATCACCAAGACCGGACCCACCCAACGCCCCGCCGGCGGAGTGGCCGAGTTCGTCATCGTCGTGACCAACAGTGGTCCTGTCCCGCTGACCGACGTGAAAATCGTCGACAACTACGATCCCAGCCTGGTGCCTACGATGGCCACGGCCGGTCGCGAGCTGGTCGGGCAAGACCTGGTGTGGCGGATTCCGCAACTCGGCCCGGGCGAGGCCCGGAAGCTCGAGGTGCATTGCCGCTGCGACCAACCTGTGGCTCAGGCCTGCAATCGCGTGATCGTCACGGCGGCCGAAGGGGTCCGAGCCGATGCGCAGGCGTGCTTGTCGGTTGGCGCCGCGCAAAGTGGCGCGACGGTGTCGATTGTCGACCTCAACGATCCCGTCGCCATCAACCAGGAGTTGCAATACGACGTGCAAGTCACCAACCCTGGCCAAACGCCCGACCAGGACGTCGTGCTGACTATCGATTTGCCGTCGCAATTGACCCCGGTCACCATCGGCACCGGCGGACCGACCGGCTATCGCATCGAAGGCCGGATCGTGCGGTTCCAACCGCTTCCGCAGCTTGCGCCCGGAGAGGTCCGCAACTTCCGTCTGCGCGTGCGCGCAGTGCAGCCAGGCGCGGTCGAAGTGCGCGCAACGGTTTCCAGCCGGCTTGTACCACAGGGTACGAGCGTGTCGGAGCAGACGACGATTCAACCGTAG